In Romboutsia lituseburensis, a genomic segment contains:
- a CDS encoding tetratricopeptide repeat protein has protein sequence MLTIVVWIFICTLVIITLCEYNIPILIPFIFIFLLIPGRVQGYYYKNQFRGRKLLDRKNYKESIKYNKIFLEDIRQNTWKKKLIHLSGAVYSKDIEAMTLNNLGSAYLELGNLKSAETCFQQAIKLDLLYPIPYFNLSLVECIKGNIELAEIFYQKSVELGFKQTTFDKLIQKGQQIYAEIEG, from the coding sequence ATGTTAACTATAGTAGTTTGGATTTTTATTTGTACGTTGGTAATTATAACTTTATGTGAATATAATATTCCAATATTAATTCCTTTTATATTTATATTTTTATTAATTCCAGGAAGAGTTCAAGGATATTATTATAAAAATCAATTTAGAGGAAGAAAATTATTAGATAGAAAAAATTATAAAGAGAGTATTAAATATAATAAAATATTTTTAGAGGATATAAGGCAAAATACTTGGAAGAAGAAGTTAATACATCTTTCTGGAGCAGTTTACAGTAAGGATATAGAAGCAATGACTTTAAATAATTTAGGGTCAGCATATCTAGAGCTAGGAAATCTAAAGTCAGCAGAAACTTGCTTTCAGCAAGCAATAAAATTAGATTTATTATATCCAATACCATATTTTAACCTTAGTTTAGTAGAATGTATAAAAGGAAATATAGAACTAGCAGAAATATTTTATCAAAAATCAGTAGAATTAGGATTTAAGCAAACAACATTTGATAAATTAATTCAAAAAGGTCAGCAAATTTATGCAGAAATAGAAGGTTAA
- a CDS encoding M4 family metallopeptidase: MFKRNLAILTIAGLSCGILAPTASYADSQTKEELPQVYNVKADKDLNDVLKNMPDDYKVKENADQYELVKKEKDDLGFTHYTLKPKAEGYFAEAAEVKIHTDKTGNVVFVNGDLDQGKLEVKNETKIDQDKAIELAFKSIEKSRDEVKNLSGKDAVQDAKVVVDEKINRAVYALDLAYTLPEAAHWIIKVDAENGNIIEKQNVLEEASQVTGSGIGSDGQVKSPLKMTEDNGKYVLLDTTHKGKIGTMGFESFQGDNIIGSLISNIKSFFDQDKFKAAVDAHYFTDQVYQYYKDVHNRESYDGKGSDINSYVHVPDPETGGNWSNAAWTGAEMIYGDGDQVTENAFTAADDIIAHEITHGVTSSSADLVYKYQPGALNESFSDVFGYFVDSDDWTMGEDLYKVPNSAIRDLKDPKKYDQPDHMKDYKNYSIKYDNGGVHINSGIPNKAAYNTITKLGKEKSEQIYYRALTKYLTRQSNFSDASHALIQSAKDLYGQKDADAVKAAWNEVGVK, translated from the coding sequence ATGTTCAAAAGAAATTTAGCTATTTTAACAATAGCAGGGTTATCATGTGGGATTTTAGCACCAACAGCAAGTTATGCAGATAGTCAAACAAAAGAGGAGTTACCACAAGTATATAATGTTAAGGCAGACAAAGATTTAAATGATGTGCTTAAAAATATGCCTGATGATTATAAGGTAAAAGAGAATGCAGATCAATATGAATTAGTTAAAAAAGAAAAAGATGATTTAGGATTTACGCATTATACTTTAAAACCTAAAGCAGAGGGATATTTTGCAGAAGCCGCTGAAGTTAAAATACATACAGATAAGACAGGAAATGTTGTTTTTGTAAATGGAGATTTAGACCAGGGGAAATTGGAAGTTAAAAATGAAACTAAAATAGATCAAGATAAAGCTATTGAATTAGCTTTTAAATCAATAGAAAAATCACGTGATGAAGTTAAAAACCTATCAGGTAAAGATGCTGTACAGGATGCTAAAGTTGTTGTTGATGAAAAAATAAATAGAGCAGTTTATGCTTTAGACCTAGCGTACACTTTACCAGAGGCAGCGCACTGGATTATTAAAGTAGATGCAGAAAATGGTAATATAATTGAAAAGCAAAATGTATTAGAAGAAGCTTCACAAGTAACAGGTAGTGGTATAGGTTCAGATGGACAAGTTAAAAGTCCTCTAAAAATGACTGAAGATAACGGTAAGTATGTATTATTAGATACTACTCATAAAGGAAAGATAGGAACTATGGGATTTGAATCTTTCCAAGGTGATAACATAATTGGAAGCCTTATCTCAAATATAAAAAGCTTTTTTGATCAAGATAAATTTAAGGCAGCTGTAGATGCTCACTACTTTACAGATCAAGTTTATCAATACTATAAAGATGTTCATAATAGAGAAAGTTATGATGGAAAAGGATCAGATATAAATTCTTATGTACATGTTCCTGATCCAGAGACAGGAGGAAATTGGAGTAATGCAGCTTGGACTGGTGCAGAGATGATTTATGGAGATGGAGATCAGGTAACAGAAAATGCTTTTACAGCAGCTGATGATATTATTGCACATGAGATAACACATGGAGTTACATCATCATCAGCGGATTTAGTTTATAAGTACCAACCAGGAGCATTAAATGAATCTTTCTCAGATGTATTTGGATATTTTGTAGATAGTGATGATTGGACAATGGGAGAAGATTTATATAAAGTACCTAATAGTGCTATAAGAGATTTAAAAGATCCTAAAAAATATGATCAACCAGATCATATGAAAGACTATAAAAATTATAGTATAAAATATGATAATGGTGGAGTTCATATAAACAGTGGTATACCTAACAAAGCAGCATATAATACTATCACTAAATTAGGTAAAGAAAAATCAGAGCAAATTTATTATAGAGCTCTTACTAAATACTTAACAAGACAATCAAACTTTTCAGATGCTAGTCATGCTTTAATTCAATCAGCAAAAGATCTTTATGGCCAAAAAGACGCTGATGCTGTTAAAGCTGCGTGGAATGAAGTTGGTGTAAAATAA
- a CDS encoding toxic anion resistance protein encodes MNDEFKGESIDIKPELTFKPFQEEVVDIKVKEEKTEEKIINEIQLTEEEQKMVDQFVDKIQINNSNSILQYGAGAQKKISDFSQSALNNVKTKDLGEIGEILSSVVHELKNFEESEEKKGILGIFKKGKDKISQMKIKYEDVDNNIGKMCNILEAHQIQLLKDIAMLDKMYEINKAYFKELYMYILAGKKKLQKLEKEELPKLQEKAKNSGNPQDAQELNDFVALCNRFEKKIHDLELTKMISLQMAPQIRLIQNNDSLMSEKIQSTIINTIPLWKNQMVLSLGVAHAANAARVQREVTDMTNELLRKNAEILKTSTIETAKESERGIVDIETLRATNESLISTLDEILNIQTEGRQKRREAEAELINIENQLKNKLLDFKY; translated from the coding sequence ATGAATGATGAATTCAAAGGAGAATCTATTGATATAAAACCAGAATTAACTTTTAAACCATTCCAAGAGGAAGTAGTTGATATAAAAGTAAAAGAAGAAAAAACAGAAGAAAAAATAATTAATGAAATTCAACTTACAGAAGAAGAACAAAAAATGGTTGATCAATTTGTAGATAAAATACAGATAAATAATTCAAATTCTATTTTACAATATGGAGCAGGTGCTCAAAAGAAAATTTCTGATTTTTCACAATCGGCATTGAATAATGTAAAAACTAAAGATTTAGGTGAAATTGGAGAAATACTATCTAGCGTAGTTCATGAATTAAAGAACTTTGAAGAATCTGAAGAGAAAAAAGGAATTTTAGGTATTTTTAAAAAAGGTAAAGATAAGATTTCGCAAATGAAAATAAAATATGAGGATGTAGATAATAATATAGGGAAAATGTGTAACATTCTTGAAGCACATCAAATACAGCTTTTAAAAGATATTGCTATGCTAGATAAGATGTATGAAATAAATAAGGCATATTTTAAAGAGCTTTATATGTATATATTAGCGGGGAAAAAGAAACTTCAAAAACTAGAAAAAGAAGAACTTCCTAAATTACAGGAAAAAGCAAAAAATAGTGGTAACCCTCAGGATGCTCAGGAATTAAATGATTTTGTTGCTCTTTGTAATCGATTTGAAAAGAAAATTCATGATTTAGAATTAACTAAAATGATTTCTTTACAAATGGCTCCTCAAATTCGTTTAATTCAAAATAATGATTCATTGATGTCTGAAAAAATACAATCTACGATTATAAATACTATTCCACTTTGGAAAAATCAAATGGTTTTATCACTTGGAGTTGCCCATGCGGCTAATGCTGCAAGAGTTCAAAGAGAAGTAACAGATATGACAAATGAACTTTTACGCAAAAATGCAGAAATATTAAAAACTTCAACTATAGAAACTGCAAAAGAGTCTGAAAGAGGAATTGTTGATATTGAAACACTTAGAGCTACGAATGAATCATTAATTTCAACTCTTGATGAAATACTTAATATACAAACAGAAGGACGTCAAAAACGTAGAGAAGCTGAAGCAGAATTAATAAATATTGAAAATCAATTAAAAAATAAACTTTTAGATTTTAAATATTAG
- a CDS encoding 5-bromo-4-chloroindolyl phosphate hydrolysis family protein: MNKKDFSDLEDQIMSTVSNALKAIDFANLKRDITDKTEDTLNQFKSKFNGYSEKYMILNRKSKNDVSAYISKRPAGSISGILYILFGVIGSLVFGFSVLTTLVFKMLFSSVVIISSNIILAIVFLFFAVSLGLLLRGITLRKRVKRFKKYVRFIDNNSYFLISDLAKFSKEKESFVIKDLNKMINLGMFLEGHIDEEKTYFMLNNEVYSDYLNLKKQQIAKEINNEKSNEEIYNSEKEEKESIIRVGRSYIEQIKQIRNDLYKEEIAIKLDKLGNIANQILSQVEKNPKKIQEVNKFINHYLPITIKLINSYKDINNQLIQGENIENAKIEIEKSIDLINTAFENLLDDLFEDVVLDVSTDISVLKTLFKQEGLVEDDFKK; encoded by the coding sequence ATGAATAAAAAGGATTTTTCTGATTTAGAAGATCAAATTATGTCTACAGTTAGCAATGCACTTAAAGCAATAGATTTTGCTAATTTGAAAAGGGATATTACCGATAAAACTGAGGATACCTTAAATCAATTTAAATCAAAGTTTAATGGATATAGTGAAAAATATATGATTTTAAATAGAAAATCTAAAAATGATGTATCAGCATATATCAGTAAAAGACCAGCTGGAAGTATATCAGGGATACTTTATATATTATTCGGAGTGATTGGAAGTTTAGTTTTTGGGTTTTCAGTGCTAACAACTCTAGTATTTAAGATGTTATTTAGTAGTGTTGTTATAATAAGCAGCAATATTATTTTGGCAATTGTATTTTTATTCTTTGCAGTAAGTTTAGGTTTATTGTTAAGGGGAATTACTTTAAGAAAAAGAGTAAAGCGTTTTAAAAAGTATGTAAGATTTATTGACAATAATAGTTATTTTTTAATTAGTGATTTAGCGAAATTTTCTAAAGAAAAAGAGAGTTTTGTTATTAAAGATTTAAATAAAATGATTAACTTAGGTATGTTTTTAGAAGGACATATAGATGAAGAAAAAACTTATTTTATGTTAAATAATGAAGTCTATAGTGACTATTTAAATTTAAAAAAACAACAAATAGCTAAAGAAATTAATAATGAAAAATCAAATGAAGAAATATATAATTCAGAAAAAGAAGAAAAAGAATCTATTATCAGAGTAGGAAGAAGTTATATTGAACAAATAAAACAAATAAGAAATGATCTTTATAAAGAAGAGATAGCTATAAAGTTAGATAAATTAGGAAATATTGCAAATCAAATACTTAGTCAGGTTGAAAAGAATCCTAAAAAGATACAAGAAGTTAATAAATTTATAAATCATTATCTTCCTATTACTATAAAATTAATTAATTCATACAAAGATATAAATAATCAATTAATTCAAGGCGAGAATATAGAAAATGCTAAAATAGAAATTGAAAAGAGTATTGATCTCATTAATACCGCTTTTGAAAATTTATTAGATGATTTATTTGAAGATGTTGTTTTAGATGTTTCTACAGATATTTCTGTTCTTAAAACATTATTTAAACAAGAGGGATTAGTAGAAGATGATTTTAAAAAGTAA
- a CDS encoding HNH endonuclease: MSAKKRLLTYFLENVGIELDRDSLSAIANVHDWQRSIRSLRSDDGWQIETTSKGYILTSKIPIDSGRKRDPINQKLRYAVLHRDNSTCQRCGNTIADGIKLHIDHKIPVDMGGKTVIDNLWTLCNTCNLGKKNFFSDDESEIMKEISTLSSGSKKLKRYFELRPNIVIEPTKLQMISGLRDWERTLRKIRQDNNMNIQWVKPSSEFPMGGYIYSI; encoded by the coding sequence ATGAGTGCAAAGAAAAGATTACTAACTTATTTTTTAGAAAACGTTGGTATTGAATTAGATAGAGATTCGTTAAGCGCTATTGCTAATGTACATGACTGGCAGAGATCTATTAGGTCTTTACGTTCTGATGATGGTTGGCAAATAGAGACTACATCAAAAGGATATATACTTACATCCAAAATACCTATAGATAGTGGACGTAAACGTGACCCTATAAATCAAAAGCTTAGATATGCAGTTCTTCATAGAGACAACTCTACTTGTCAAAGATGCGGTAATACTATTGCAGATGGAATTAAACTTCATATTGACCACAAAATTCCCGTTGATATGGGTGGAAAAACAGTAATAGATAACCTATGGACACTATGTAATACGTGTAATCTAGGTAAGAAGAATTTCTTTTCAGATGATGAATCTGAAATTATGAAAGAAATATCTACATTGTCAAGTGGCTCTAAAAAATTGAAAAGATATTTTGAACTGAGACCTAACATTGTTATTGAACCTACAAAGTTGCAAATGATAAGTGGGTTAAGAGACTGGGAAAGAACTCTTAGAAAAATTCGTCAGGATAATAATATGAATATACAATGGGTTAAACCTTCTTCTGAATTCCCTATGGGTGGATATATCTACTCTATATAA
- a CDS encoding DNA cytosine methyltransferase — MNNRKISIPRYIQIKKKQKKKNKNTSILNRLRRSAKNLKLKKTNKKYIYKTIDLCAGIGGIRRGFELTGRCENIASCEIDKYACITYEHIFGENPFGDVTSEEFKAKLESTNYDILAAGFPCQAFSRAGQQQGFLDEVRGTIFFDIADILKRTRPKAFLLENVDNLLSHKGGQTFKTILKVLIDDLEYDVVGATKDLAGNILFDRSSFIRNSRNFGIPQNRPRVYIVGFDKRRYNKNIDNIPDKSLPEKREVSIYQDLNDLIEYKAEKKYYLAQGYLDTLKQHKENHSKKGNGFGYEVVNKKDKKYLYSNAILATGGSGKERNLIYDYQDDIGGQMYGAKKTPLNHEGIRMMTPREWGKLQGFINYAFVEDGIDKFSFPNGISETQQYKQFGNSVTISTIEEMAKYIVRTLDYLEKRIR, encoded by the coding sequence ATGAACAACAGAAAAATATCCATACCAAGATATATTCAGATAAAAAAAAAGCAGAAGAAAAAAAACAAAAACACATCTATTTTAAATAGATTAAGAAGAAGTGCGAAAAATTTAAAATTAAAAAAGACTAATAAAAAATATATATATAAAACCATAGATTTATGTGCAGGTATAGGCGGAATAAGAAGAGGATTTGAATTAACAGGAAGGTGTGAAAATATTGCTTCTTGTGAAATAGATAAGTATGCATGTATAACATATGAGCATATATTTGGAGAAAATCCATTTGGAGATGTAACATCAGAAGAATTTAAGGCAAAACTTGAAAGTACAAATTATGATATCTTAGCGGCAGGATTTCCTTGTCAAGCATTTAGTAGAGCTGGCCAACAACAAGGTTTTTTAGATGAAGTTAGGGGAACTATATTCTTTGATATTGCAGATATATTGAAAAGAACAAGACCAAAAGCATTTCTATTAGAAAATGTAGATAACTTACTATCTCATAAAGGAGGCCAGACTTTTAAAACGATCTTAAAGGTACTGATAGATGATTTAGAATACGATGTAGTAGGTGCAACTAAAGATTTAGCTGGAAATATTTTATTTGATAGAAGTAGCTTTATTAGAAATTCAAGAAACTTTGGTATTCCTCAAAATAGGCCAAGAGTATACATTGTAGGATTTGATAAAAGAAGATACAATAAAAATATAGATAATATACCAGATAAGTCATTGCCAGAGAAAAGAGAAGTAAGTATATACCAAGACTTAAATGACCTGATAGAGTATAAGGCAGAAAAAAAATATTATTTAGCTCAGGGATACTTAGATACATTAAAGCAACATAAAGAAAATCATAGCAAAAAAGGGAATGGATTTGGGTATGAAGTAGTAAACAAGAAAGATAAAAAATATCTTTACTCAAATGCAATACTAGCTACAGGTGGGTCAGGCAAAGAAAGAAACCTAATATATGACTATCAAGATGATATAGGTGGTCAAATGTATGGTGCTAAAAAAACACCACTAAATCATGAAGGAATAAGGATGATGACACCACGTGAGTGGGGGAAACTTCAAGGTTTTATAAATTATGCATTTGTTGAAGATGGTATAGATAAGTTCTCATTTCCTAATGGAATAAGTGAAACTCAACAATATAAGCAATTTGGAAACTCAGTTACAATATCTACGATAGAAGAAATGGCTAAATATATAGTTAGAACACTAGATTACTTAGAAAAGAGAATAAGATAA
- the rlmH gene encoding 23S rRNA (pseudouridine(1915)-N(3))-methyltransferase RlmH, producing MNITVISVGKLKEKYLKLGIEEFSKRLSKYCKLDLIELDDEKCPENLSPKDMLIVKDKEGKKILGKIKNNSYVIALAIDGKNLSSEELADTISKLAVRGNSHITFIIGGSLGLSDEVLSRADYKLSFSKMTFPHQLMRLILLEQVYRAFRINNNEPYHK from the coding sequence ATGAATATTACAGTAATAAGTGTAGGTAAATTAAAAGAAAAATATTTGAAATTAGGAATAGAAGAGTTTTCAAAGAGATTATCTAAGTATTGTAAATTAGATTTAATAGAATTAGATGATGAAAAATGTCCGGAAAATTTAAGCCCTAAGGATATGTTAATTGTTAAGGATAAAGAAGGTAAAAAAATTCTTGGGAAAATAAAAAATAATAGTTATGTAATAGCTCTTGCTATTGATGGTAAGAATCTATCTTCTGAAGAGTTAGCAGATACTATAAGCAAGTTAGCTGTTAGAGGTAACAGTCATATAACTTTCATAATCGGTGGGTCTTTAGGGCTTTCTGATGAGGTTTTAAGCAGAGCTGATTATAAGTTATCTTTCTCTAAAATGACTTTTCCTCATCAGTTGATGAGATTGATTCTTTTGGAACAAGTTTATAGAGCGTTTAGAATAAACAATAATGAACCGTATCATAAATAA
- a CDS encoding MBL fold metallo-hydrolase: protein MLKYCSIGSGSSGNCHYVGYKDTSILVDAGLSGKRITTGLNDIEADIDKIKGIFITHEHSDHIKGAGIISRKFNIPIFANVKTWCAMKDKLGDIKDHNMKVFENDKTYSLGDIIVRPFSIPHDAADAVGYNFYADNEKMSIATDIGTITENLKRHLYKSKLVILESNYDPNMLLMGSYPYSLKKRVMSEEGHLSNEDAANFCVELIKEGTERILLAHLSKENNFPELAYETSKGILTQNDIIVGQDVKLDVLSRDEVSHVYNIK from the coding sequence ATGCTAAAATACTGTTCAATAGGAAGCGGAAGTAGTGGGAACTGTCATTATGTTGGATATAAAGATACATCGATATTAGTAGACGCAGGTCTTAGTGGTAAAAGAATAACAACAGGACTTAATGATATAGAAGCAGATATAGATAAAATAAAAGGGATATTTATAACGCATGAGCATTCAGACCATATAAAAGGTGCTGGAATAATATCTAGAAAATTTAATATACCTATATTTGCAAATGTAAAAACTTGGTGTGCAATGAAAGATAAATTAGGTGATATTAAAGACCATAACATGAAAGTTTTTGAAAATGATAAGACTTATTCTCTAGGAGATATAATAGTAAGACCATTTTCAATACCTCATGATGCGGCTGATGCAGTTGGATATAATTTTTATGCAGATAATGAAAAAATGTCTATAGCAACAGATATAGGTACAATAACAGAAAATTTAAAAAGACACTTGTATAAGTCAAAATTAGTTATACTAGAGTCAAATTATGATCCTAATATGCTTTTAATGGGATCTTATCCATATAGCTTAAAGAAAAGGGTAATGTCGGAAGAAGGGCATTTATCAAATGAGGATGCAGCTAACTTCTGTGTTGAGCTTATAAAAGAAGGAACGGAAAGAATATTATTAGCTCACTTAAGTAAAGAAAATAATTTTCCAGAGTTAGCATATGAAACATCAAAGGGAATACTAACTCAAAATGACATAATAGTTGGACAAGATGTTAAGCTAGATGTTTTATCTAGAGATGAAGTATCACATGTCTATAATATAAAATAG
- a CDS encoding M1 family metallopeptidase, which translates to MVINFNKKVRKILSIVVALTILIGGGIYTQRSKKGVQTFSPSQEKGINRYSMDVVFDDESKRLMCNQNVEYINNTENTLDKVYFHIYPNAFSKKEYAPFEKEEMKQAYPNGFNEGYIDLKNVLNNDKKLEYKIEGDKNDLLEIKLAKQLKPGEKVSIDMKYNVKIPNSEGRFGYGKNTVNVTNWFPIACVNDDRGWNLKSYETVGDPFYSDTGDFYVKILIPTKYKMGCTGNVVNEKRDREKVLYEVEAKKVRDFAFVLSTKFDINRDSYKGISINTYNLNGKMSEDATSIAKDSIRIFSDLFGKYPYDTYSVVASDFFIGGMEYPMLVMIDQSLYTQKDKFLLEYVIAHETAHQWWYSVIGNDEISEPWLDEALTEYSTVLYFEEKYGKDIYEKLIKTMEIQTKHHLSENIFKPTTKYKNSIDYSLNVYTKGALAFDAVRKEVGDDVFFSTLKEYFNKYQYQNVNAAKFVELWNSKGIDIDKIIREYK; encoded by the coding sequence TTGGTAATAAACTTCAACAAAAAAGTAAGAAAAATTCTATCGATAGTAGTGGCGTTGACCATATTGATAGGAGGGGGTATATACACCCAAAGAAGCAAAAAAGGTGTACAAACATTTAGTCCTAGTCAAGAAAAAGGCATAAATAGATACAGCATGGATGTAGTATTTGATGATGAAAGTAAACGATTAATGTGCAACCAAAATGTAGAGTATATAAACAATACTGAAAACACATTAGATAAAGTTTATTTCCACATATATCCGAATGCATTCTCCAAGAAAGAATATGCTCCTTTTGAAAAAGAAGAAATGAAACAAGCATATCCTAATGGGTTTAATGAAGGATATATAGATTTAAAAAATGTTTTAAATAATGATAAGAAATTAGAATATAAAATTGAAGGTGACAAGAATGATTTACTAGAGATAAAATTGGCCAAGCAACTAAAACCAGGGGAAAAAGTGTCTATAGACATGAAATACAATGTAAAAATTCCAAATTCAGAAGGTAGATTTGGATATGGAAAAAATACAGTAAATGTAACAAATTGGTTCCCTATAGCATGTGTAAATGATGATAGAGGATGGAATTTAAAAAGCTATGAAACAGTAGGGGATCCATTTTATAGTGATACAGGAGATTTTTATGTGAAAATATTAATACCTACAAAGTATAAGATGGGTTGCACAGGAAACGTAGTTAATGAGAAAAGAGATAGAGAAAAAGTTCTTTATGAGGTAGAGGCTAAAAAGGTTAGAGACTTCGCTTTTGTATTAAGTACTAAATTTGATATAAACAGAGATTCATACAAAGGAATATCTATAAATACATATAATTTAAATGGCAAAATGTCAGAGGATGCAACAAGTATAGCAAAAGATTCAATTAGAATATTTAGTGATTTATTTGGAAAATATCCATATGATACATATTCAGTAGTAGCTAGTGATTTCTTTATAGGTGGAATGGAATATCCAATGCTAGTTATGATAGATCAAAGCTTATATACACAAAAAGACAAATTTTTATTAGAATATGTAATAGCTCATGAAACAGCACATCAATGGTGGTATTCAGTTATAGGTAATGATGAAATAAGTGAGCCGTGGCTAGATGAGGCTCTAACTGAATATTCTACAGTTTTATATTTTGAAGAGAAGTATGGCAAAGACATATATGAAAAACTAATAAAAACAATGGAAATACAAACTAAGCACCATTTAAGTGAAAATATATTTAAGCCTACAACAAAATATAAAAACTCAATTGATTATAGCTTGAATGTGTATACTAAAGGGGCATTAGCTTTTGATGCAGTTAGAAAAGAAGTTGGAGATGATGTATTTTTCTCTACACTAAAAGAATATTTTAATAAATATCAATATCAAAATGTAAATGCAGCTAAGTTTGTAGAGTTATGGAATAGTAAGGGGATAGACATAGATAAAATAATAAGGGAATACAAGTAA
- a CDS encoding DnaD domain protein: MFYKEVNEIDLGETSIANIFIDIFMPMADGLYVKVYLLGYKSACDSSFNPKFDNNSIAKNLNVPLSDVISAWKFWEGKKIVKMHKNEGYDDFDFSIEFLDLKRIYTENISVNTKSIKSNSDSIVQVGENENIRKMFNSINQTVGRYLDQGEKLSILEMMNKYNMSSDMIMCAYEHVKAKTGSSKPVKYIEGIIRNWYDANLYTPEEVKDSFAVRSERYMLYKTIFNELGFSRQPSRAEKQLIDEWFDKFNMDIELILEACSKSKNVSNPSVSYINGIIKSWNTKNIRNLDDLKISEESQKPKETSTKHVSNSSTNGDTYKKTKFHNFNETFTQYTSEELDEIIEKSQKEKFR, translated from the coding sequence ATGTTTTATAAGGAAGTTAATGAAATTGACTTAGGTGAAACTTCTATTGCGAATATCTTTATAGATATATTTATGCCAATGGCGGACGGGTTATACGTAAAAGTTTATCTTCTTGGATATAAAAGTGCTTGTGATTCCAGTTTTAATCCTAAGTTTGATAATAATTCTATTGCAAAAAATTTAAATGTACCTCTTTCTGATGTAATATCTGCTTGGAAATTCTGGGAAGGTAAAAAAATAGTTAAAATGCATAAAAATGAAGGCTATGATGATTTTGATTTTTCTATAGAGTTTTTAGACTTAAAAAGAATCTACACAGAAAATATTTCAGTTAATACAAAATCTATTAAGTCAAACTCTGACAGTATTGTTCAAGTTGGAGAAAATGAAAATATTAGAAAAATGTTTAATTCTATAAATCAAACTGTAGGAAGATATCTTGACCAGGGAGAAAAGCTTAGTATTTTAGAAATGATGAATAAATACAATATGAGTAGTGACATGATAATGTGCGCTTATGAACATGTTAAAGCTAAAACTGGTTCTTCTAAGCCTGTAAAATATATAGAAGGTATCATTAGGAATTGGTATGATGCTAATTTATATACTCCAGAAGAAGTTAAAGATAGTTTTGCTGTTAGAAGTGAACGTTATATGTTATATAAAACTATATTTAATGAATTAGGTTTCTCTAGACAACCTTCTAGAGCTGAAAAACAATTAATAGATGAATGGTTTGATAAATTTAATATGGATATTGAGCTTATACTAGAGGCTTGCTCTAAGTCTAAAAATGTTTCAAATCCATCAGTTTCTTATATAAATGGTATTATAAAAAGCTGGAACACTAAGAACATAAGGAATTTAGATGATTTAAAAATTTCTGAGGAATCTCAAAAACCTAAAGAAACATCTACTAAACATGTATCTAATTCTAGTACAAATGGAGATACTTATAAAAAAACTAAGTTCCATAATTTTAATGAGACATTTACACAATATACATCTGAGGAATTAGATGAAATAATAGAAAAAAGTCAGAAAGAGAAGTTTAGGTAG